From Scytonema millei VB511283, the proteins below share one genomic window:
- a CDS encoding single-stranded DNA-binding protein, which yields MSLNVVTLVGRVGGDPDIKYFESGSVKCRMTLAVRRPSKNSDEPDWFTLEIWGKTAQTAKDYVRKGSLIGIKGSLKFDTWDDRNTGTPRSTPIILVDKMDLLGSKRDNEGGGYSGYSSDDNF from the coding sequence ATGAGTCTTAACGTTGTTACTCTCGTCGGTCGTGTTGGTGGCGACCCCGATATTAAGTATTTTGAGTCTGGTAGTGTCAAGTGCCGCATGACGCTAGCTGTAAGAAGACCTTCCAAAAATAGCGATGAACCAGACTGGTTCACGCTAGAAATTTGGGGTAAAACAGCGCAAACAGCCAAAGATTACGTTCGCAAGGGAAGCCTAATTGGAATTAAGGGTTCCTTAAAGTTTGACACCTGGGACGATCGCAACACGGGTACACCGCGCTCAACACCAATCATTCTGGTGGACAAAATGGATCTTTTAGGATCTAAACGCGATAACGAAGGTGGCGGCTATAGCGGTTACAGTAGCGATGATAATTTTTGA
- a CDS encoding SIMPL domain-containing protein, which yields MQRSRISENKFLTKRNAIFPSLTPQLLAIASIATLSYISPVWAQTVPEKMDRSYKTLTVTGRGVESIPTTLAQVRLGVEVQGKTAQQVQQEAARRSSAVVDLLKSRNVEKLETTGIYLNPLYNYANNEQRLTGYSATNTVSFRVPTSQAGNIIDAAVKTGATRIEGVSFTATDEAIAKARQQALQAATKDAQQQASAVFSSLNFSQKEIVSIQIDSANPPQPPMPLMAREAAFADKAAATPVVGGEQQIEASVTLQIGY from the coding sequence ATGCAACGCTCGCGAATTTCTGAAAACAAGTTTCTAACCAAACGTAATGCTATTTTTCCATCTCTGACTCCCCAGCTACTTGCGATCGCCTCGATCGCAACTCTCAGCTATATTTCTCCCGTATGGGCGCAAACAGTTCCAGAAAAAATGGATCGAAGTTATAAAACTCTCACTGTCACGGGTAGAGGGGTAGAATCTATCCCCACTACCCTAGCTCAGGTACGTTTGGGAGTGGAAGTACAAGGCAAAACAGCCCAACAAGTGCAGCAAGAAGCAGCGCGGCGATCTTCAGCAGTTGTGGACTTATTGAAATCGCGTAATGTAGAAAAACTAGAAACTACGGGAATTTATTTAAACCCTCTTTATAATTACGCCAACAACGAGCAACGGCTTACGGGTTATTCTGCCACAAATACAGTCAGTTTCCGCGTCCCAACGTCACAAGCTGGTAATATCATTGATGCTGCCGTCAAAACTGGAGCAACTCGGATCGAAGGGGTGAGTTTTACTGCTACAGATGAGGCGATCGCTAAAGCGAGACAACAAGCCCTGCAAGCAGCAACAAAAGATGCTCAGCAGCAAGCGAGTGCTGTTTTTAGCAGCCTCAATTTCAGCCAAAAGGAAATTGTCAGCATTCAGATCGACAGCGCCAACCCGCCACAGCCTCCCATGCCTTTAATGGCAAGAGAAGCAGCTTTTGCTGATAAAGCTGCTGCGACTCCTGTAGTTGGTGGAGAACAGCAAATAGAGGCTTCTGTGACGCTGCAAATTGGTTATTGA
- a CDS encoding hybrid sensor histidine kinase/response regulator: MPNAQTLLIVDDCPEDRKIYRRYLLKDPRQSYQILEADSAKDGLAIYQEKYCDLILLDFYLPDMSGLDFLEKLELELAAPTAVIMLTGQGNEGIAVQAMKQGVRDYLVKQYLKPDVLQLAVRNALNQSYLHTELYKTRERQRLITTTALRIRQSLNVEQILHTAVVEVHQLLRCDRVMVCQFIPTQGSQIVADSAKSSCELEIGNFIREYPQIGSGYEANWSEICDRLPEKFQSPASLVVPIQLSYNYTNPQPWGLLIAHHSTSEWQWQPDEVEILQQLAVQLAIAIQQAELLSQTQAALAAEKQLNALKSQIIATVSHEYRTPLAAILASASTLKQNSTLLHQKQQQRFLQLIEDKARHMAKLVDDLLSVNQSESGKMQLQPMLLDLKQLCSESLAEQKQLASDRHHSIFQATGDLQNFWGDRRLLRQTFSNLISNAIKYSPQGGCIKVDLKATDAQIIFSVKDEGIGIPAADRANLFKSFSRGSNVDTIPGTGLGLAIAKACIDLHGGEISLESEVGQGTEVTVILPLRKGNGEKL, from the coding sequence ATGCCGAACGCTCAGACGCTACTCATCGTTGATGACTGTCCAGAAGATCGGAAAATTTATCGTCGGTATCTGTTGAAAGATCCACGCCAGTCTTACCAAATTCTAGAAGCTGACTCAGCTAAAGACGGACTAGCAATATATCAAGAAAAATACTGCGATTTGATTTTGCTCGATTTTTACCTGCCAGATATGAGCGGGTTAGATTTTTTGGAAAAGTTAGAGCTAGAATTGGCAGCTCCGACAGCGGTGATTATGCTGACGGGGCAAGGCAACGAAGGGATCGCCGTGCAAGCCATGAAACAAGGCGTGCGAGATTATCTTGTCAAGCAATATTTGAAGCCAGATGTGTTGCAGCTAGCGGTGCGTAACGCCCTGAATCAATCGTACTTGCATACCGAGTTATACAAAACGCGAGAGCGACAGCGTTTGATTACAACTACGGCGTTGCGGATTCGTCAGTCGCTCAATGTAGAGCAAATTTTACATACAGCAGTGGTAGAGGTACACCAACTGCTCAGATGCGATCGCGTCATGGTTTGCCAGTTCATTCCCACCCAAGGCAGCCAAATTGTAGCCGATTCGGCAAAGTCTAGCTGCGAATTAGAAATAGGTAACTTTATTCGGGAGTACCCCCAAATTGGTAGCGGCTACGAGGCAAATTGGAGCGAAATTTGCGATCGCCTGCCAGAAAAGTTTCAGTCACCAGCCAGTTTAGTCGTACCGATTCAGCTCAGTTACAATTACACAAACCCGCAACCTTGGGGTTTACTAATTGCTCACCACAGTACTAGCGAGTGGCAATGGCAACCGGATGAGGTAGAAATCTTACAACAACTGGCAGTACAGCTAGCGATCGCGATCCAGCAAGCAGAGCTTCTATCGCAGACTCAAGCCGCATTAGCAGCAGAAAAACAACTCAATGCGTTGAAATCCCAAATTATTGCCACTGTTTCCCACGAATATCGCACGCCTCTAGCTGCCATCCTAGCATCAGCATCAACCCTGAAGCAGAATAGCACTTTACTACACCAAAAGCAGCAGCAACGGTTTCTGCAACTGATTGAAGACAAAGCTCGGCACATGGCAAAACTGGTTGACGATCTGCTGAGCGTCAATCAATCGGAGTCGGGCAAGATGCAGCTTCAGCCGATGCTACTCGATCTGAAGCAATTATGCTCGGAATCGCTCGCAGAGCAAAAACAGCTAGCTAGCGATCGCCACCATTCGATCTTTCAAGCTACAGGAGATCTGCAAAATTTTTGGGGCGATCGACGACTATTACGGCAAACCTTTAGCAACTTAATTTCCAATGCCATTAAATATTCTCCTCAAGGTGGTTGTATCAAGGTAGACCTCAAAGCAACCGATGCACAAATAATCTTTTCTGTCAAGGATGAAGGTATTGGCATTCCCGCAGCAGATCGAGCCAACCTATTTAAATCCTTCAGTCGGGGTAGCAACGTCGATACCATTCCAGGCACGGGTTTAGGACTGGCGATCGCCAAAGCTTGCATCGACCTACACGGTGGAGAAATTAGCTTAGAAAGCGAAGTAGGGCAGGGAACTGAAGTGACAGTTATTCTTCCCCTGAGAAAGGGGAATGGAGAGAAGTTGTAA
- a CDS encoding response regulator produces MTTRPNQPLLVAEDSNEDFKMLQRLMRRMTVQNPIYRCTTGDEVLDFLYQAGDYQSPAIAPRPSVILLDLNLPGIDGRDVLERLKQDISFKEIPIVVFTTSANPKDVELCYQRGANGYLIKPMDSSELEKTVQAFVEYWLEANTPPSVIS; encoded by the coding sequence ATGACAACTAGACCGAATCAACCGTTGCTGGTAGCTGAAGATAGTAATGAAGATTTTAAAATGCTACAACGGCTAATGCGGCGGATGACTGTGCAGAATCCCATTTATCGCTGTACGACTGGGGATGAGGTGTTAGACTTTCTGTATCAGGCGGGAGATTATCAAAGCCCCGCTATAGCGCCAAGACCTTCAGTTATCCTGCTCGATTTGAACTTACCAGGAATTGACGGACGCGATGTCTTAGAGCGCCTGAAGCAAGACATAAGTTTCAAAGAAATTCCTATAGTCGTATTTACTACATCTGCTAATCCTAAAGATGTTGAATTGTGCTATCAAAGAGGCGCAAACGGTTATTTAATCAAACCAATGGACTCTAGCGAGTTAGAGAAAACCGTTCAAGCATTTGTAGAATACTGGCTCGAAGCCAACACGCCACCGTCAGTTATCAGTTAA
- a CDS encoding ATP-binding protein, protein MNLTNHEKPIHAPGSIQPHGMLLVLEEPELKVLQVSSNINTYLGLQPQDLLGQPLSYLIDPQQAIAIAQQLTGENTRNPLKLSISTDRGKRYFDAIAYRTADEAIVELEPIDSPHETSFFSFHAAIAGIMSQIQSTSSLPEFLQLVAEEVRKLTGFDRVMVYQFDPTGAGCVVAETKRADLSPYLGLHYPATDIPQPARELYARCWLRFIPNISAPSVDLVTLNQQPVDLSLSILRSVDACCVEYHRNMGVAALLVIALMQEQQLWGLIACHHYTPKYLTSEVRIACKFLGQLASLELANKIRQQELSDRVKLKSLQSELIESISQASNIVEALIQPAPRLLSLTNATGAAVCLGNEISLVGATPSLEEVRSLIDWADTQVSDNLFATDFLPQIYPPSVEFKATASGLLLLRISKIRCYYILWFRPEVIQTVTWAGDPNSSFQLENGSIRLSPRHSFERWQETVKLKSLPWQSYELDSANDLKTAIVGVVLRKAEELAQINQELERSNRELAAFAYAASHDLKEPLRGIYNYSTILLEDYAALLDLDGVDCLQTIKSLSQRMETLIDALLRLSLLGKAQLNLQATNLNELLQQAIAVLFASRPDAQMSIRIPRCLPTIECDPVLVSEVFSNLMSNALKYNDKADPWVEIGDWERSGEPTIFYVRDNGIGIQAHHHETIFKLFKRLHSQEKYGGGTGAGLAIVKKIVELHGGKIWVESVPGAGATFYFSLQ, encoded by the coding sequence GTGAATCTGACGAACCACGAAAAACCGATTCACGCTCCTGGCTCAATCCAGCCACACGGAATGCTATTGGTACTGGAAGAACCAGAATTAAAGGTATTGCAAGTTAGCAGTAATATCAATACATATTTGGGGCTGCAACCCCAAGATTTACTCGGTCAGCCTCTAAGTTATTTAATAGATCCGCAACAAGCGATCGCGATCGCGCAGCAGTTAACAGGAGAAAATACCAGGAATCCCCTCAAGCTGTCAATTTCAACAGATCGAGGCAAACGTTATTTCGACGCGATCGCCTATCGTACGGCAGATGAAGCAATTGTAGAGCTAGAACCAATCGACTCGCCCCACGAAACTAGTTTTTTCAGCTTTCACGCAGCGATCGCGGGTATAATGTCTCAAATTCAAAGCACGTCTAGCTTGCCAGAATTTTTGCAATTAGTTGCTGAGGAAGTCAGAAAACTGACTGGATTCGATCGCGTCATGGTTTATCAATTCGATCCTACTGGTGCGGGTTGCGTTGTTGCCGAAACCAAACGCGCCGATTTATCGCCCTATTTAGGGTTACACTACCCTGCTACAGATATACCTCAGCCAGCCAGAGAATTATACGCTCGCTGTTGGCTGCGATTTATTCCCAATATCTCTGCTCCATCTGTAGATCTAGTCACGCTTAACCAGCAACCTGTAGACTTAAGTTTGTCAATTCTCAGGAGTGTGGATGCTTGTTGCGTAGAATACCATCGCAATATGGGAGTAGCAGCACTCTTGGTAATCGCCCTGATGCAGGAACAGCAACTTTGGGGCTTGATTGCCTGCCATCACTATACGCCTAAATACCTTACTTCTGAGGTGCGGATTGCTTGCAAGTTTTTGGGACAGTTGGCTTCGCTGGAGTTAGCCAATAAAATTCGTCAACAGGAATTGAGCGATCGCGTTAAGCTCAAATCGCTACAATCCGAGCTAATCGAATCGATTTCCCAAGCGAGTAATATTGTTGAAGCTTTAATCCAACCCGCACCGCGTCTGTTGAGCCTCACCAACGCCACGGGAGCAGCGGTTTGTCTGGGAAATGAAATTTCTTTAGTCGGAGCTACACCTAGCTTAGAAGAAGTGCGATCGCTAATAGACTGGGCAGATACTCAGGTAAGCGATAACTTGTTTGCTACCGATTTTTTACCACAAATTTATCCCCCATCTGTAGAATTTAAAGCTACAGCCAGCGGCTTGCTGTTACTGCGAATTTCCAAGATTCGCTGCTACTACATCCTGTGGTTTCGTCCCGAAGTTATCCAAACTGTGACTTGGGCAGGCGATCCAAACTCGTCGTTTCAGCTAGAAAATGGGAGTATAAGGCTGTCACCCCGCCATTCATTTGAACGATGGCAGGAAACAGTTAAATTAAAGTCATTGCCTTGGCAATCTTACGAACTCGATAGCGCCAACGATTTAAAAACTGCGATCGTGGGAGTCGTGCTACGCAAGGCAGAAGAGTTAGCCCAAATTAACCAAGAACTAGAGCGCAGCAACCGCGAATTAGCTGCTTTTGCTTATGCTGCATCTCACGATTTGAAAGAGCCTTTACGGGGGATTTACAACTACTCCACCATTCTGCTAGAAGATTATGCGGCGTTGCTGGATCTAGACGGAGTTGATTGCTTGCAAACGATTAAGAGTTTGTCTCAGCGCATGGAAACGCTGATTGACGCTCTGCTGCGGCTCTCGTTACTAGGAAAAGCTCAACTAAATTTACAAGCTACCAATCTAAACGAGTTATTGCAACAAGCGATCGCAGTTTTATTTGCCAGTCGTCCAGACGCGCAAATGAGCATTCGCATTCCCCGTTGTTTACCAACAATCGAGTGCGATCCAGTTCTTGTCAGCGAAGTTTTCAGCAATTTAATGAGTAACGCCCTGAAATATAACGATAAAGCAGATCCTTGGGTAGAAATTGGCGATTGGGAGCGATCCGGTGAACCGACAATCTTTTACGTCCGAGATAACGGCATTGGCATTCAAGCCCATCACCACGAAACCATTTTCAAACTCTTCAAACGGCTGCACTCGCAGGAAAAATACGGCGGGGGAACCGGAGCGGGGTTAGCGATCGTCAAAAAGATTGTAGAGTTGCACGGTGGGAAGATCTGGGTTGAATCTGTCCCTGGAGCAGGAGCGACATTTTATTTCTCCCTACAATAA
- a CDS encoding anion transporter: MTNDLFQYLILGVTYISLGLGYFPGLRMNRATIAFVGAACLVGIGSISLQEAWEAIDAGTIVFLLSITIVNAYLTSAGFFQLALNILLRYTRSPFGLLTALTIVSGFLSALFLNDTIALIFTPLTLGLTLALKLNPIPYLLALAGATDIGSVATLNGNPQNILIASFSEVSYLEFTRALAPVAVVGLLVQLGWLWWLYPEIRSFKPTLNPIHIRRKRILKPVLYKSLIITGGMLTAFLLGVPLTEAALVAAGLLLITRRLKPERILPAVEWDLLLMFSGLFVLTYGVKNLNFLQNFTALVGGDLGLLGMTVVLSNLISNVPAVLLLQPLIPQNSNQEWLLLAAGSTLAGNMTLLGSVANMIVAEAAAKQGYRLSFWEHLRFGLPLTLVTLGIAYFWLQKL; the protein is encoded by the coding sequence ATGACAAATGACCTTTTTCAGTACCTCATTCTGGGAGTGACATATATTAGTTTAGGACTGGGATACTTCCCTGGCTTGCGGATGAATCGCGCGACGATCGCTTTTGTGGGGGCGGCTTGTCTAGTTGGTATTGGTAGTATAAGTCTTCAAGAGGCGTGGGAGGCGATCGACGCAGGAACGATTGTTTTTCTGCTCAGCATTACGATCGTCAATGCCTACCTTACTAGCGCAGGATTTTTTCAACTTGCTTTGAATATTCTACTACGTTATACTCGCAGTCCTTTTGGATTACTGACTGCTTTAACAATTGTCAGTGGATTTTTATCAGCTTTATTTCTTAATGATACGATTGCTCTAATATTTACGCCTTTAACTCTTGGTCTAACTCTAGCTTTAAAATTAAATCCGATTCCCTATCTTTTAGCCTTAGCTGGAGCTACAGATATTGGCTCTGTTGCAACTTTAAATGGCAATCCTCAAAATATTTTAATTGCTTCTTTTTCAGAAGTTAGTTATTTAGAATTTACCCGAGCTTTAGCTCCCGTTGCTGTAGTAGGATTGCTCGTACAATTAGGCTGGTTATGGTGGCTGTATCCCGAAATTCGCTCTTTTAAACCTACTCTCAATCCTATTCATATCAGGCGGAAGCGTATACTGAAACCCGTTCTATATAAAAGTTTAATTATTACTGGAGGCATGTTAACAGCATTTTTACTTGGCGTTCCCCTTACAGAAGCAGCTTTGGTGGCGGCTGGATTGCTTTTAATTACTCGTAGGTTAAAACCAGAACGGATCTTACCAGCGGTAGAATGGGATTTATTATTGATGTTTTCCGGCTTATTTGTTTTGACGTATGGGGTGAAGAATTTAAATTTTCTGCAAAATTTTACAGCACTAGTAGGGGGTGATTTAGGTTTACTAGGCATGACAGTAGTGCTTTCTAACTTAATATCTAATGTTCCAGCAGTATTGTTGTTACAACCATTAATTCCTCAAAATAGTAACCAAGAATGGTTGTTACTGGCAGCTGGTTCAACTTTAGCTGGAAATATGACGCTTTTAGGTTCGGTGGCAAATATGATTGTGGCTGAAGCTGCGGCAAAACAAGGTTATCGCCTCAGTTTTTGGGAACATTTGCGCTTTGGCTTGCCTTTGACTTTAGTAACATTAGGAATTGCTTATTTTTGGCTACAGAAATTATAG
- a CDS encoding cation-translocating P-type ATPase, whose translation MSATPHPNPTHVWHALEVDKTIQVLESNAEAGLSSSQVKQRLEEYGANELQESGGRSPLAILIDQFKNIMLLMLIAVAVVSAVLDIRNNDFPKDAIAISLIVVLNGILGYVQESRAEKALAALKKLSAPLVRVMRDGKLTEVAAKDLVPGDIMLIEAGVQLAADGRIIEESNLQIRESALTGESHAVEKQADIQVPEDTGLGDRVNSVYQGTEVTQGRAKVIVTNTGMQTELGKIAAMLQAVESEPTPLQQRMSQLGNVLVAGAMVLVALVVIGGVWRLGWGAFEELLQVSLSMAVAVVPEGLPAVITVTLALGTQRMVKRNALIRKLPAVETLGSVTTICSDKTGTLTQNKMVVQAVELNQKSLRVTGEGYAPQGEFLSDGRAIDADRDTDLQALLVACALCNDSFLQEEQGQWKIVGDPTEGALVTLAAKAGIQKDQWSSRLPRVAEFPFSSERKRMSVMCQKAAGHGSSGDYTNYQLPITNDPSPYLMFTKGSPELALERCDRIHTGDRAVAISEAQRQQILEKNNQMASQGLRVLGFAYKPLAELPPEGSEDTSERELVWLGLVGMLDAPRPEVRDAVARSREAGIRPIMITGDHQLTARAIGIDLGIAQAGDRAVTGQELERMSQADLEREVDQTSIYARVSPEHKLRIVQALQRKGKFVAMTGDGVNDAPALKQADIGIAMGITGTDVSKEASDMVLLDDNFATIVAATEEGRVVYTNIRRFIKYILGSNIGEVLTIAAAPILGLGGVPLSPLQILWMNLVTDGLPALALAVEPAEPNVMKRPPFSPRESIFARGLGWYMVRIGVIFAILSIILMEWAYFHAQANVIPNELSRDRWKTMVFTTLCLAQMGHALAIRSNTRLTIQMNPLSNPYVLGAVGLTTVLQLLLIYVPPLRAFFGTHYITPIELLICFGFSSLMFVWIELEKVFINWQQRRKG comes from the coding sequence ATGTCTGCAACCCCTCATCCTAACCCAACACACGTTTGGCACGCCCTAGAAGTTGATAAAACTATACAAGTCTTAGAAAGCAATGCAGAAGCGGGTTTAAGCTCGTCTCAAGTCAAGCAACGCTTAGAGGAGTATGGAGCCAACGAACTGCAAGAGTCAGGAGGTCGCAGTCCGCTAGCGATCCTGATCGATCAGTTCAAAAATATTATGTTGCTGATGCTGATTGCAGTAGCAGTTGTATCGGCAGTGTTAGATATACGCAATAACGATTTTCCCAAAGACGCGATCGCGATTAGTTTAATCGTCGTACTCAACGGTATTCTCGGCTACGTGCAAGAAAGTCGGGCTGAAAAAGCTCTAGCAGCGCTGAAAAAACTGTCTGCCCCTTTAGTCAGAGTCATGCGCGACGGCAAACTGACAGAAGTTGCAGCAAAAGACCTCGTACCTGGGGACATCATGCTGATCGAAGCAGGAGTCCAACTCGCCGCCGATGGCAGGATTATCGAAGAATCAAACCTGCAAATTCGCGAGTCAGCATTGACGGGAGAATCCCACGCGGTAGAGAAACAAGCCGATATCCAAGTCCCGGAAGATACGGGATTGGGCGATCGCGTTAACTCAGTCTACCAAGGTACCGAAGTCACTCAAGGACGGGCGAAGGTCATCGTCACCAATACGGGGATGCAAACGGAACTCGGTAAAATCGCTGCCATGTTGCAAGCCGTGGAAAGCGAGCCGACTCCCCTGCAACAACGGATGTCGCAATTAGGCAACGTTCTAGTTGCAGGGGCAATGGTTTTAGTGGCTTTGGTCGTTATAGGTGGCGTGTGGCGCTTGGGTTGGGGTGCGTTTGAAGAACTGCTGCAAGTATCTTTGAGTATGGCAGTTGCCGTAGTCCCAGAAGGCTTACCAGCGGTGATTACCGTGACTCTAGCGCTAGGAACGCAGCGGATGGTGAAGCGGAATGCTTTGATCCGCAAACTGCCTGCGGTGGAGACTTTAGGCAGCGTTACCACAATTTGCTCCGATAAAACAGGGACGCTGACGCAAAACAAAATGGTGGTGCAGGCAGTAGAGTTAAATCAAAAATCTCTGCGGGTAACTGGCGAAGGTTATGCACCTCAAGGAGAATTTTTGAGCGACGGTCGAGCGATTGACGCAGACCGAGATACAGATTTACAAGCATTGCTAGTTGCCTGTGCTTTGTGTAACGATTCTTTCCTGCAAGAGGAACAAGGACAGTGGAAGATTGTCGGCGACCCCACCGAAGGGGCGTTGGTGACTTTAGCTGCTAAAGCTGGCATTCAAAAAGACCAGTGGTCGAGCCGTTTGCCCCGCGTGGCTGAGTTTCCCTTTTCTTCCGAACGCAAGCGGATGAGCGTGATGTGTCAAAAAGCGGCAGGTCATGGATCGTCAGGGGACTATACCAACTACCAATTACCAATTACCAATGACCCATCACCATATTTAATGTTTACAAAAGGGTCGCCAGAGTTGGCCTTGGAAAGGTGCGATCGCATTCATACAGGCGATCGCGCTGTGGCGATTAGCGAGGCTCAGCGGCAGCAAATTCTGGAAAAAAACAACCAGATGGCAAGTCAAGGGCTGCGGGTGTTGGGTTTTGCCTATAAGCCTCTAGCAGAGTTACCTCCAGAGGGATCGGAAGACACTTCAGAACGAGAATTAGTTTGGCTGGGATTGGTGGGAATGCTGGATGCACCCAGACCAGAAGTGAGGGATGCAGTGGCAAGATCTCGCGAAGCTGGGATTCGTCCGATCATGATCACGGGCGACCACCAGTTAACGGCAAGGGCAATCGGGATCGATTTAGGCATTGCTCAAGCAGGCGATCGCGCCGTAACTGGGCAAGAATTAGAACGGATGAGTCAAGCTGACTTGGAACGGGAAGTAGACCAAACAAGCATCTATGCTAGGGTGTCTCCCGAACATAAACTTCGCATCGTCCAGGCGTTGCAGCGCAAAGGTAAATTTGTGGCAATGACGGGAGACGGGGTAAACGATGCCCCTGCCTTAAAACAGGCAGACATCGGGATTGCAATGGGTATTACTGGTACGGACGTGAGTAAGGAAGCTAGCGATATGGTATTGCTAGATGACAACTTTGCCACGATCGTCGCTGCCACTGAAGAAGGTCGAGTTGTTTACACCAATATCCGCCGCTTTATTAAATACATTCTCGGTAGCAACATCGGTGAAGTGTTAACCATTGCTGCGGCTCCAATTCTCGGACTCGGCGGCGTACCGCTATCACCGTTACAAATTCTCTGGATGAACCTGGTGACGGATGGTCTACCAGCGCTGGCTTTGGCAGTAGAACCAGCCGAACCCAACGTCATGAAGCGCCCGCCTTTTAGTCCCCGTGAAAGTATTTTTGCCCGGGGCTTGGGCTGGTACATGGTACGGATTGGGGTTATCTTTGCCATTTTGTCAATTATTTTGATGGAGTGGGCGTATTTCCACGCGCAAGCGAATGTGATTCCGAACGAGCTGAGTCGCGATCGCTGGAAAACGATGGTATTTACCACGCTCTGTCTAGCACAGATGGGTCACGCTTTGGCGATTCGCTCCAACACCCGTTTGACAATTCAAATGAATCCGCTGTCCAACCCCTACGTTTTAGGAGCTGTAGGGTTAACCACAGTCCTACAACTGCTACTGATTTACGTTCCGCCCTTACGAGCTTTCTTTGGCACTCACTACATAACTCCGATAGAATTATTAATCTGCTTCGGCTTCAGCAGTTTAATGTTCGTCTGGATCGAGTTAGAGAAGGTGTTTATCAACTGGCAACAGCGACGAAAAGGATAG
- the recF gene encoding DNA replication/repair protein RecF (All proteins in this family for which functions are known are DNA-binding proteins that assist the filamentation of RecA onto DNA for the initiation of recombination or recombinational repair.): MFLKTLHLKQFRNYQEQRVDFVAPKTILVGNNAQGKSNLLEAVELLATLRSHRLARDRDLVRDGEAFGQIHAQLERQTGIIDLSVTLRRQGRRTVALNSEQLRRQLDFLGVLNAVEFSSLDLELVRGAPEQRRHWVDTLLIQLEPIYAHILQQYNQVLRQRNAFLKSRGGFPMPVQEKEELVAWDAQLVTIGSRVVRRRARAIERLAPLAAEWHASISDRAEVLQIRYAPNVPFAETHPEGVQQAFLDKIEQRAIAEQHQGTTLVGPHRDEIELTINQTPAKQYGSQGQQRTLVLALKLAELKLIEAVVGEPPLLLLDDVLAELDLNRQNQLLEAIQDRFQTLIATTHLAAFDSQWLQASQILSVNAGQIFSDQ, from the coding sequence ATGTTCCTCAAAACCCTCCACTTGAAGCAATTTCGGAATTATCAGGAGCAGCGAGTTGATTTCGTTGCTCCTAAAACAATCTTGGTGGGTAATAACGCTCAGGGTAAGTCAAATTTACTAGAAGCAGTGGAATTGCTGGCAACCTTGCGATCGCACCGTTTGGCACGCGATCGCGATCTTGTGAGGGATGGAGAGGCATTTGGGCAAATTCACGCCCAGCTAGAGCGACAAACAGGAATCATCGATCTATCTGTAACTTTACGCCGTCAGGGGCGGCGGACGGTAGCTCTCAATAGCGAACAACTGCGCCGCCAACTGGATTTTTTAGGTGTCCTCAATGCTGTAGAATTTTCCAGTTTAGATTTAGAACTGGTGCGGGGTGCGCCAGAACAGCGCCGTCACTGGGTAGATACGCTGTTAATCCAGTTAGAACCCATATACGCCCATATCTTGCAGCAATACAATCAAGTATTGCGGCAGCGAAATGCATTTTTGAAAAGTAGAGGCGGGTTTCCAATGCCCGTACAGGAGAAGGAAGAACTAGTGGCTTGGGATGCGCAACTGGTAACTATTGGTTCGAGGGTAGTGAGGAGAAGGGCGCGGGCGATCGAACGTTTAGCACCCTTGGCTGCTGAGTGGCACGCTAGCATTAGCGATCGCGCCGAGGTTTTGCAAATTAGGTATGCTCCAAACGTACCGTTTGCCGAAACTCACCCTGAAGGAGTGCAGCAAGCTTTTTTGGACAAGATCGAGCAAAGAGCGATCGCCGAGCAGCATCAAGGTACAACTTTGGTCGGTCCCCACCGAGATGAAATTGAATTGACAATTAATCAAACTCCTGCTAAACAATATGGTTCCCAAGGTCAACAGCGCACCTTAGTTTTAGCCCTGAAGCTAGCAGAATTGAAACTGATCGAAGCGGTTGTGGGAGAGCCACCGCTACTATTACTAGATGATGTCTTGGCAGAACTCGATCTCAACCGTCAAAATCAACTTCTAGAAGCAATTCAAGACCGTTTTCAAACTTTGATTGCTACAACTCATTTAGCTGCCTTCGATTCCCAGTGGCTCCAAGCCTCGCAAATTCTCTCAGTTAATGCAGGGCAGATATTCAGTGACCAGTGA